In Arctopsyche grandis isolate Sample6627 chromosome 13, ASM5162203v2, whole genome shotgun sequence, one DNA window encodes the following:
- the LOC143921778 gene encoding palmitoyltransferase ZDHHC20-B-like isoform X1 — protein MMSGVAGSGSGSGGSCPTGWCGCIVRALKWLPVLFILTIVVWSYYAYVVQLCILTVPSIFEKVVYLVFYHALFVMFVWSYWRTIFTDIGRVPSKFKIPDSEVEKLLAAENEEAQRLILERFAQDLPIYNRTISGAIRYCERCVHVKPDRTHHCSVCGTCVLKMDHHCPWVNNCVSFYNYKFFILFLGYSLSYCIYIASTSLQYFVIFWKGQLEGMGRFHILFLFFVSLMFAISLISFFGYHCYLVMQNRSTLEAFRAPIFRSGSDKNGFSLGRYNNFQEVFGDNPKIWLLPVFTSLGDGSEFPVSGIHQQRRLTHIMPTGSVNNQGVYSSMGVTRSSYPDVVENESTTLYPLNQHSTPQIV, from the exons ATGATGTCGGGCGTGGCCGGAAGCGGAAGCGGAAGCGGAGGGTCGTGTCCCACGGGCTGGTGCGGCTGCATCGTCCGCGCTCTCAAGTGGCTGCCCGTGCTCTTCATCCTCACCATCGTCGTCTGGTCCTACTACGCCTACGTCGTGCAGCTCTGCATCC TGACAGTTCCCAGTATCTTTGAGAAGGTTGTTTACTTGGTGTTTTATCATGCACTGTTTGTAATGTTCGTCTGGTCGTATTGGCGAACAATTTTTACCGATATCGGACGTGTACCTTCTAAG TTTAAAATACCCGACAGTGAAGTAGAGAAGCTTCTCGCCGCTGAAAATGAAGAAGCCCAGCGATTAATATTAGAGAGGTTCGCCCAGGATCTGCCTATATACAACAG GACAATATCGGGAGCTATTCGATATTGTGAACGGTGCGTTCACGTAAAGCCTGATCGCACTCACCACTGCAGCGTGTGTGGTACTTGTGTCCTCAAGATGGACCACCACTGCCCGTGGGTCAATAATTGCGTCTCGTTCTATAATTATAAGTTCTTCATATTGTTTTTGGGTTATTCGCTgtcatattgtatatacatagcaTCGACCAGTTTAcagtattttgtaatattttggaAG GGTCAATTGGAAGGAATGGGACGGTTTCACATTTTGTTCCTGTTTTTTGTATCGTTGATGTTCGCCATCAGTCTCATTTCGTTCTTTGGCTATCACTGTTATCTGGTCATGCAGAATAGATCTACTTTGG AGGCGTTCCGTGCTCCGATATTCCGCTCAGGATCTGATAAAAACGGTTTCTCCTTAGGACGATATAATAATTTCCAAGAAGTCTTCGGCGACAATCCGAAAATTTGGCTTCTACCTGTTTTTACGAG tctcggtgatggttcggaATTCCCCGTGAGTGGTATACATCAGCAACGGAGGCTCACGCACATAATGCCGACAGGCTCCGTCAACAACCAGGGTGTCTACAGCTCCATGGGCGTCACTCGTTCAAG CTATCCTGATGTAGTAGAAAATGAATCCACGACTCTTTATCCGTTGAATCAACATTCTACACCGCAAATCGTATGA
- the LOC143921778 gene encoding palmitoyltransferase ZDHHC20-B-like isoform X2 gives MMSGVAGSGSGSGGSCPTGWCGCIVRALKWLPVLFILTIVVWSYYAYVVQLCILTVPSIFEKVVYLVFYHALFVMFVWSYWRTIFTDIGRVPSKFKIPDSEVEKLLAAENEEAQRLILERFAQDLPIYNRTISGAIRYCERCVHVKPDRTHHCSVCGTCVLKMDHHCPWVNNCVSFYNYKFFILFLGYSLSYCIYIASTSLQYFVIFWKGQLEGMGRFHILFLFFVSLMFAISLISFFGYHCYLVMQNRSTLEAFRAPIFRSGSDKNGFSLGRYNNFQEVFGDNPKIWLLPVFTSMGDGVNYPQRHVEEDAELLLDSDQWSEHPPFSSGSASLLYDQ, from the exons ATGATGTCGGGCGTGGCCGGAAGCGGAAGCGGAAGCGGAGGGTCGTGTCCCACGGGCTGGTGCGGCTGCATCGTCCGCGCTCTCAAGTGGCTGCCCGTGCTCTTCATCCTCACCATCGTCGTCTGGTCCTACTACGCCTACGTCGTGCAGCTCTGCATCC TGACAGTTCCCAGTATCTTTGAGAAGGTTGTTTACTTGGTGTTTTATCATGCACTGTTTGTAATGTTCGTCTGGTCGTATTGGCGAACAATTTTTACCGATATCGGACGTGTACCTTCTAAG TTTAAAATACCCGACAGTGAAGTAGAGAAGCTTCTCGCCGCTGAAAATGAAGAAGCCCAGCGATTAATATTAGAGAGGTTCGCCCAGGATCTGCCTATATACAACAG GACAATATCGGGAGCTATTCGATATTGTGAACGGTGCGTTCACGTAAAGCCTGATCGCACTCACCACTGCAGCGTGTGTGGTACTTGTGTCCTCAAGATGGACCACCACTGCCCGTGGGTCAATAATTGCGTCTCGTTCTATAATTATAAGTTCTTCATATTGTTTTTGGGTTATTCGCTgtcatattgtatatacatagcaTCGACCAGTTTAcagtattttgtaatattttggaAG GGTCAATTGGAAGGAATGGGACGGTTTCACATTTTGTTCCTGTTTTTTGTATCGTTGATGTTCGCCATCAGTCTCATTTCGTTCTTTGGCTATCACTGTTATCTGGTCATGCAGAATAGATCTACTTTGG AGGCGTTCCGTGCTCCGATATTCCGCTCAGGATCTGATAAAAACGGTTTCTCCTTAGGACGATATAATAATTTCCAAGAAGTCTTCGGCGACAATCCGAAAATTTGGCTTCTACCTGTTTTTACGAG tatgggaGACGGCGTGAATTATCCTCAGCGACACGTGGAAGAGGATGCAGAACTTCTGCTGGACTCTGATCAGTGGTCAGAGCATCCGCCGTTCTCCTCCGGATCTGCATCGCTGCTGTACGACCAGTAA
- the LOC143921778 gene encoding palmitoyltransferase ZDHHC2-like isoform X3 produces the protein MMSGVAGSGSGSGGSCPTGWCGCIVRALKWLPVLFILTIVVWSYYAYVVQLCILTVPSIFEKVVYLVFYHALFVMFVWSYWRTIFTDIGRVPSKFKIPDSEVEKLLAAENEEAQRLILERFAQDLPIYNRTISGAIRYCERCVHVKPDRTHHCSVCGTCVLKMDHHCPWVNNCVSFYNYKFFILFLGYSLSYCIYIASTSLQYFVIFWKGQLEGMGRFHILFLFFVSLMFAISLISFFGYHCYLVMQNRSTLEAFRAPIFRSGSDKNGFSLGRYNNFQEVFGDNPKIWLLPVFTSYPDVVENESTTLYPLNQHSTPQIV, from the exons ATGATGTCGGGCGTGGCCGGAAGCGGAAGCGGAAGCGGAGGGTCGTGTCCCACGGGCTGGTGCGGCTGCATCGTCCGCGCTCTCAAGTGGCTGCCCGTGCTCTTCATCCTCACCATCGTCGTCTGGTCCTACTACGCCTACGTCGTGCAGCTCTGCATCC TGACAGTTCCCAGTATCTTTGAGAAGGTTGTTTACTTGGTGTTTTATCATGCACTGTTTGTAATGTTCGTCTGGTCGTATTGGCGAACAATTTTTACCGATATCGGACGTGTACCTTCTAAG TTTAAAATACCCGACAGTGAAGTAGAGAAGCTTCTCGCCGCTGAAAATGAAGAAGCCCAGCGATTAATATTAGAGAGGTTCGCCCAGGATCTGCCTATATACAACAG GACAATATCGGGAGCTATTCGATATTGTGAACGGTGCGTTCACGTAAAGCCTGATCGCACTCACCACTGCAGCGTGTGTGGTACTTGTGTCCTCAAGATGGACCACCACTGCCCGTGGGTCAATAATTGCGTCTCGTTCTATAATTATAAGTTCTTCATATTGTTTTTGGGTTATTCGCTgtcatattgtatatacatagcaTCGACCAGTTTAcagtattttgtaatattttggaAG GGTCAATTGGAAGGAATGGGACGGTTTCACATTTTGTTCCTGTTTTTTGTATCGTTGATGTTCGCCATCAGTCTCATTTCGTTCTTTGGCTATCACTGTTATCTGGTCATGCAGAATAGATCTACTTTGG AGGCGTTCCGTGCTCCGATATTCCGCTCAGGATCTGATAAAAACGGTTTCTCCTTAGGACGATATAATAATTTCCAAGAAGTCTTCGGCGACAATCCGAAAATTTGGCTTCTACCTGTTTTTACGAG CTATCCTGATGTAGTAGAAAATGAATCCACGACTCTTTATCCGTTGAATCAACATTCTACACCGCAAATCGTATGA